A genomic window from Brassica oleracea var. oleracea cultivar TO1000 chromosome C8, BOL, whole genome shotgun sequence includes:
- the LOC106311025 gene encoding transcription initiation factor IIF subunit beta-like, translated as MKMEEFGAKKNEDQTLETDFAERPMWLMKCPSLIASALQSLPSTDDSYLPVAKVILSFDPLAAVDEEETKFVMELARAGSGNIPKRFGLDMSKDFIPMSVFSESSSQGKMSVEGKIKNKFHMSPRTENMESYGKLCRERATKSMCKNKQIQVIDNATGMYMWPTPGTVAPTGTFEKKKVTTKTTEMKRTRRDRREMEEVMFNLFERQSHWTLRNLIQDTDQPEQFLKDLLRDLCIYNNKGSNQGTYELKPEYKRSTQE; from the exons ATGAAAATGGAAGAGTTTGGGGCAAAGAAGAATGAGGATCAAACTTTGGAAACAGATTTTGCAGAGAGACCAATGTGGCTGATGAAATGCCCTTCTCTCATCGCTTCTGCTCTCCAATCTCTTCCTTCTACGGATGATTCATACCTTCCCGTCGCCAAAGTCATCCTCTCCTTCGATCCTCTCGCTGCCGTCGACGAAGAAGAAACCAAA TTCGTAATGGAATTAGCTAGGGCTGGATCTGGAAACATTCCAAAACGTTTTGGCTTGGATATGTCTAAGGATTTCATTCCCATGTCTGTTTTCTCTGAGTCTTCTTCACAAG GGAAAATGTCAGTAGAAGGGAAGATTAAAAACAAATTTCACATGAGTCCTCGTACCGAAAACATGGAGAGCTATGGCAAACTTTGCCGTGAAAGGGCTACCAAGTCTATGTGCAAAAACAAACAGATCCAG GTCATTGATAATGCCACTGGAATGTATATGTGGCCAACACCGGGAACTGTAGCTCCCACGGGAACTTTT GAAAAGAAGAAAGTGACAACCAAGACAACAGAAATGAAGAGAACAAGAAGGGATCGAAGAGAGATGGAAGAGGTCATGTTTAATCTCTTTGAAAGACAATCTCACTGGACTCTGAGGAACCTCATTCAAGATACAGACCAACCAGAG CAATTCTTGAAAGATTTGCTTAGAGATCTTTGCATTTACAACAACAAAGGGAGCAACCAAGGAACTTATGAGCTGAAGCCTGAGTACAAGAGATCCACACAAGAATAA
- the LOC106311188 gene encoding RING-H2 finger protein ATL18-like, producing MISLLFPRSPLCTVAILFYTYVCIPLGKLKNQCGEVRSHDDDDGYNLTSVKFGDKEKKEEEEICCSICLMDYEDEDAVTHLPRCNHLFHVHCIEPWLLRGSLTCPLCRSFVFSQTPTPPTHNNVINAHSSSTFHLSLVSFFFLLFLHHLIEYLL from the coding sequence ATGATTTCATTGTTGTTTCCACGGTCTCCTTTGTGCACAGTAGCCATACTATTCTACACATATGTGTGCATTCCTTTAGGGAAGTTGAAGAATCAGTGTGGAGAAGTTAGATCGCACGATGATGATGACGGTTATAACCTAACCAGTGTGAAGTTCGGAGACAAGGAAAAGAAGGAGGAGGAAGAGATATGCTGCTCAATATGCCTTATGGATTATGAAGATGAGGATGCGGTGACACATCTTCCAAGATGTAATCATCTCTTCCATGTCCATTGCATTGAACCTTGGCTTCTCCGTGGCAGTCTCACTTGCCCTCTTTGCAGATCTTTTGTATTCTCTCAAACTCCTACTCCTCCTACCCACAACAATGTCATTAATGCTCATTCCTCTTCCACCTTCCATCTCTCTCTTGTTTCCTTTTTCTTCTTGTTGTTTCTCCATCATCTGATTGAATACTTGTTGTAG
- the LOC106311574 gene encoding uncharacterized protein LOC106311574 produces the protein MPPQDHSSWDRKDLLRQRKHERPSEPPFDPPPFRWRDSPSSSSSSSHREFSRWGGSADFRRPSSHGKQGGRYQFVEESSHGYTSSRSSARMFENDYYRPSAPRGDWRYTRNCRDDRVPLSQKDWRSNTWEMNNGSYRAFDRPCGVRNGRRSVEERPPPASDTHTTVVNSWEQPNSAQQMDIELCTPIRTVRSKNEQKFLDQRQSLPSDPHSDGLGLFDRPSSVNSYENKECSPAKQSNGLMRGRRLADDNSLDPPILNAEIEGTRNQILLKDMHDNKLHGVSDLDGVRENGKENSLGATGKLPMWTRSGSFASQSSGFSHSSSLKSLGAVDSSDGKHKILPKTVAVTQSSSEDATACAKTTVSEEMSSRKKQRLGWGEGLAKYENKKVDVNTTEDGTDLLENSAEEIHSLNKNIADKSPTAANAPDYASPTTPSSVACNSSPDKSSAKAAIGASDVSNMCRSPSPVSSIHLERLPINIEELDNISMERVGCLLNELLGTDDPGTGDSSSVQLTSMKKLLVWKGDILKAVEMAESEIDLLESKQRALKLECGRQCRVVGPSSDLPEGDENVQQEASCVLGLKAVAFSVAQTLVRDTVHQAVSAKVPVRIIEDSCREVNALPQFLATVGSNEDILPIPSTKADSNQETVDLSSADDSMVSDEDLLCAKLLSTNKIYASESSQVFNKLLPRDFSSFDESRLPGRCQRQFDSHVKEKIAERIEVLRAREKILLLQFKAFQLAWKKDVRQLASAKYQSKANKKTEVFPYAKNGAHLKLSQPVRLRLSSSAQRRDSVASTTELVSYMKKLLKNTRLKPFRDILRMPAMILDEKERVRSRFISSNGLIEDPCDVEKERTMINPWTSEEKETFLSMLAMHGKDFKKIASFFTQKTTADCIDYYYKNHKSDCFAKIKKQRSFGKEGKHTYMLAPTKKWKREMGAASLDILGAVSIIAANAGKVASTRQTSSKRITLRGCSSSNSLQRDGNYSEGYSHSFDFPRKRTLGADVVAVGPLSSEQINSCLRTSVNSREGCMDHLKFAPAAKKPRISHTTHNENSNEDDDSCSEESCGETGPIHWTDAERSAFIQGFSLFGKNFASLSRFVRTRSPDQCRVFFSKVRKCLGLECIQSGSRNVSASASVDNANEGGGSDLDGPCATESNSGICNNGVSSKIGLNTLTSPLNMNQEGANHSGFENVEAGLSRSEQENGLALLRLKDGTNLVNTANINGDSEPCRDLVDINTVESHCQAADQMNSNDVLSKDIDEGNLTSVAAEKIKSSDQLSMEIDEGNLTPIAVSSDPLYCGSIVLSNNIVEKGSGCEGAVVPKQSSKMQDGVMQAVNRTRNSGLEAEAAPSSFRYPECLHHVPIEEDLVGVSVPQGDSNCHIEPELPNPLVVQTNNMGWQFSEVNLDFDRRSQVLGHVKPEQNGQLHATSTESCQIPWISFTQDPSRIIRSKSDLIVKAQRTGEAFSLKKCTSSATKPLTVFQKDGRSGHSRSHSFSLSDTKRLDKNGDVKLFGTVLTADENGSKQKHNPGGSIRPSSTLSRDHETGHQYINQQHLQNVPITSYGFWDGNRIQTGLTSLPESAKLVASYPEALTTHQKQQVVSTKEIQLDVSGILSFGKQIEDRAEVSSGKDKGKIGGEVNGVAEAAT, from the exons ATGCCGCCGCAGGATCACTCATCTTGGGATCGGAAGGATCTTCTGAGGCAGAGGAAGCACGAGAGACCCTCCGAGCCGCCTTTCGATCCCCCTCCTTTCAGGTGGAGGGATTCTCCTTCTTCTTCTTCTTCTTCTTCTCACCGCGAGTTTTCACGGTGGGGAGGATCTGCTGACTTCCGCAGGCCTTCTT CTCATGGTAAGCAGGGCGGAAGGTACCAGTTTGTGGAGGAGTCTAGTCATGGCTACACATCTTCTCGGTCCAGTGCCCGGATGTTTGAGAATGACTACTACAGACCATCAGCACCACGTGGAGACTGGCGATACACCAGGAATTGCAGGGATGATAGAGTTCCTTTAAGCCAGAAGGACTGGAGGTCCAATACATGGGAGATGAACAACGGATCTTACAGAGCTTTTGATAGGCCATGTGGTGTTAGAAATGGTCGAAGGTCGGTTGAGGAGAGGCCACCACCTGCTTCAGATACTCATACCACTGTGGTGAACTCTTGGGAACAACCCAACTCCGCTCAGCAGATGGATATTGAGCTGTGCACCCCTATTCGGACAGTTAGATCTAAGAACGAGCAGAAATTTTTGGATCAAAGGCAATCACTTCCTTCAGATCCTCATTCTGACGGTCTTGGCTTGTTTGATCGGCCCTCTTCGGTGAACAGTTATGAAAACAAGGAGTGTTCTCCAGCAAAGCAATCCAATGGTTTGATGCGCGGTCGAAGGCTAGCTGATGATAATTCATTAGATCCTCCAATCCTCAATGCAGAGATAGAGGGAACTCGGAATCAGATTCTCCTGAAAGACATGCACGATAATAAGTTACATGGGGTTAGTGATTTAGACGGTGTCAGGGAAAATGGGAAGGAGAATTCTCTGGGAGCAACTGGGAAGCTTCCAATGTGGACCCGTTCTGGGAGTTTTGCGTCTCAGAGTTCAGGTTTTAGTCACTCAAGTAGCTTGAAAAGCTTGGGGGCTGTTGATTCCAGTGATGGAAAACATAAGATCCTTCCTAAAACTGTTGCTGTGACTCAATCTTCTTCGGAAGATGCTACTGCATGTGCCAAAACTACTGTGTCTGAGGAGATGAGTTCTAGAAAGAAACAACGTCTTGGGTGGGGTGAGGGCCTGGCGAAATACGAGAATAAGAAAGTTGATGTTAACACAACCGAGGATGGAACAGACTTGTTGGAGAACAGTGCAGAGGAAATACATTCTTTGAACAAAAATATTGCTGATAAAAGTCCTACAGCAGCCAATGCTCCAGATTATGCTTCCCCTACAACTCCATCCTCTGTAGCTTGCAATTCATCACCAG ATAAGTCATCTGCGAAGGCTGCTATTGGTGCTAGTGATGTCAGTAACATGTGCCGTTCACCTAGTCCCGTGTCTAGTATTCACCTTGAACGACTTCCAATCAATATAGAGGAGCTTGATAACATCTCAATGGAGCGAGTTGGCTGTTTGCTCAATGAATTGCTTGGTACTGATGATCCTGGTACAGGGGATTCCAGTTCCGTCCAGTTGACGTCAATGAAAAAATTACTTGTCTGGAAAGGTGATATTTTGAAAGCTGTGGAGATGGCTGAATCTGAAATTGATCTGCTTGAAAGCAAACAAAGGGCTCTAAAGCTTGAATGTGGAAGACAGTGCCGTGTTGTTGGACCCAGTTCCGACCTTCCCGAGGGAGACGAAAATGTGCAGCAGGAAGCTTCTTGTGTATTGGGTCTCAAAGCAGTAGCTTTCTCTGTGGCTCAAACATTGGTGAGAGATACTGTTCATCAAGCTGTTTCAGCCAAGGTTCCTGTTAGAATCATTGAAGATAGTTGTCGAGAAGTTAATGCTCTACCCCAGTTTCTTGCCACTGTCGGAAGCAATGAAGATATATTGCCCATACCGTCTACCAAGGCAGATTCCAATCAGGAAACTGTTGACCTTTCTTCTGCTGATGATAGCATGGTCTCTGATGAAGACTTGCTCTGTGCTAAGTTATTATCTACCAATAAGATATATGCCAGTGAATCATCTCAAGTATTTAATAAATTGCTCCCAAGAGATTTCAGTTCGTTTGATGAGTCAAGATTGCCTGGCAGATGTCAAAGGCAGTTTGATTCTCATGTCAAAGAAAAAATTGCGGAAAGGATAGAGGTCTTGAGAGCTAGGGAGAAAATTTTGCTCCTTCAGTTTAAAGCGTTTCAGCTCGCATGGAAGAAAGATGTGCGTCAACTAGCTTCAGCAAAGTACCAATCCAAGGCTAACAAAAAAACAGAAGTATTTCCCTATGCAAAAAATGGTGCGCATCTGAAGCTTTCCCAACCTGTACGCCTGAGACTCTCTTCTTCAG CTCAAAGAAGGGATAGTGTAGCCTCCACGACAGAGCTCGTAAGTTACATGAAAAAGCTACTAAAGAATACCCGTCTAAAGCCTTTTAGAGACATTTTGAGAATGCCTGCGATGATATTGGATGAGAAAGAAAGAGTGAGGTCGCGGTTTATCTCTAGCAATGGGCTGATTGAAGATCCATGCGACGTTGAGAAGGAAAGAACAATGATTAATCCTTGGACCTCAGAGGAGAAAGAGACTTTCCTTAGTATGCTAGCAATGCACGGGAAGGATTTCAAGAAAATTGCTTCATTTTTTACTCAGAAGACAACTGCGGACTGTATTGATTACTACTACAAAAACCACAAGTCCGATTGTTTTGCGAAAATTAAGAAGCAGCGTAGTTTTGGTAAAGAAGGGAAACACACCTACATGTTGGCGCCAACAAAAAAGTGGAAACGTGAGATGGGGGCTGCCTCTCTTGATATTTTAGGTGCCGTCTCCATTATTGCAGCAAACGCAGGCAAGGTTGCATCAACCCGGCAGACTTCTTCCAAAAGGATCACCCTTAGAGGTTGCAGCAGTTCTAATTCGTTGCAGCGCGATGGCAATTACTCTGAAGGGTACTCCCACAGTTTCGATTTCCCTCGTAAGAGAACTCTTGGTGCAGATGTTGTAGCTGTTGGTCCTTTGTCATCAGAGCAGATTAATTCCTGCTTAAGGACTTCCGTGAACTCTAGAGAGGGGTGTATGGATCATTTGAAGTTTGCTCCTGCTGCAAAGAAACCTCGGATATCTCACACTACACATAATGAGAACAGCAATGAAGACGATGACTCATGTTCAGAAGAGAGCTGCGGGGAAACGGGGCCTATTCATTGGACTGATGCTGAGAGATCTGCCTTTATACAGGGTTTCTCTTTATTTGGCAAGAATTTTGCTTCATTATCGAGGTTTGTCAGGACCAGATCTCCGGATCAGTGTAGGGTTTTCTTTAGCAAAGTTCGGAAATGCCTTGGGCTGGAATGTATACAGTCTGGATCTAGAAATGTGAGTGCATCTGCAAGTGTTGATAATGCCAATGAGGGTGGTGGAAGCGACTTGGATGGTCCTTGTGCTACGGAGAGTAACTCTGGCATATGCAATAATGGAGTTAGTAGCAAGATTGGTTTGAATACGCTTACCTCACCTCTTAACATGAATCAGGAGGGAGCTAACCATTCAGGCTTTGAAAATGTGGAAGCCGGCCTTAGTAGATCAGAACAGGAGAATGGGCTGGCATTATTGCGTTTGAAAGATGGTACCAATCTCGTGAACACTGCAAATATCAATGGGGATTCGGAACCTTGCAGAGATTTGGTAGACATTAACACTGTTGAGAGCCACTGTCAGGCTGCAGACCAAATGAACAGCAATGATGTACTTTCAAAGGACATTGATGAAGGTAATTTGACATCTGTAGCTGCGGAGAAAATTAAGAGCAGTGATCAACTGTCAATGGAAATAGATGAAGGTAACTTAACACCCATCGCTGTATCTTCTGACCCCTTGTATTGTGGGTCAATCGTTCTTTCCAATAATATTGTGGAGAAGGGCTCAGGATGTGAAGGTGCTGTGGTGCCTAAACAAAGTTCAAAGATGCAGGATGGAGTGATGCAAGCTGTAAACAGAACCAGAAATTCCGGCCTTGAGGCTGAAGCTGCGCCTTCAAGTTTCAGGTATCCCGAGTGTCTGCACCATGTTCCAATTGAGGAAGACCTTGTAGGCGTCAGTGTACCACAAGGAGATTCCAATTGCCATATAGAGCCCGAGTTGCCAAATCCTCTTGTTGTGCAAACAAATAACATGGGCTGGCAGTTTTCTGAGGTCAATCTGGATTTTGATAGGAGAAGTCAGGTTTTGGGCCATGTCAAACCTGAGCAGAACGGTCAATTACATGCGACCAGTACGGAATCTTGTCAAATTCCGTGGATATCATTCACGCAAGATCCGAGCAGGATAATTAGGTCAAAATCTGATTTGATTGTGAAGGCTCAACGTACAGGTGAAGCTTTCTCACTCAAAAAGTGTACTAGCTCAGCTACTAAGCCTCTGACAGTATTCCAAAAGGATGGAAGATCTGGTCACAGCAGGAGCCATTCATTTAGTTTGTCTGATACAAAGAGGCTCGATAAGAATGGAGATGTGAAGCTGTTTGGCACAGTACTAACCGCTGATGAGAATGGAAGCAAGCAAAAACACAATCCAGGAGGAAGTATCAGGCCATCATCAACCTTGAGCAGGGACCATGAGACAGGACATCAGTACATTAATCAGCAGCACCTTCAAAATGTTCCTATTACGAGCTATGGTTTCTGGGATGGCAACAGAATCCAAACCGGGCTCACATCTTTGCCAGAGTCTGCCAAGTTGGTTGCAAGTTACCCCGAAGCACTTACCACACATCAGAAGCAGCAAGTTGTTAGTACCAAAGAGATTCAGCTGGATGTCAGTGGGATTCTGAGCTTTGGGAAGCAAATCGAAGATAGAGCAGAGGTCTCGAGTGGTAAGGATAAAGGTAAGATAGGAGGAGAGGTAAATGGTGTAGCAGAAGCAGCAACGTGA
- the LOC106310663 gene encoding probable protein S-acyltransferase 22 has protein sequence MGIYTPLDQENRTHKKLDSSQRSSLLHLLCSPCAMLCGCCSGRGESSEQQMSEDEMFYCSLCEVEVFKYNKHCKVCGKCVDSFDHHCRVLNRFV, from the exons ATGGGCATTTACACTCCTCTG GATCAAGAAAATAGAACTCATAAGAAACTGGACTCATCACAAAGATCGTCTCTCCTGCATCTGCTTTGCTCTCCTTGTGCAATGCTTTGTGGTTGTTGCAGTGGAAGAGGTGAATCTTCTGAGCAGCAGATGAGTGAGGATGAGATGTTTTATTGCAGTCTTTGTGAAGTTGAG GTCTTCAAATACAACAAACATTGCAAAGTTTGTGGCAAATGTGTGGACAGTTTTGATCATCACTGCAGGGTATTAAATAGATTTGTCTGA
- the LOC106311712 gene encoding uncharacterized protein LOC106311712, whose amino-acid sequence MAHQDKLDHHRCNDSDAQDPTSMTIEFLRARLLAERAVSKSARAKLDGLADKVAELEEQLKIASLQRKKAEQATADVLAILAENGFNDVSDGYDSTSDQESYSQASSVSGKSLSWKGRRREAASSDKAKEPRDRRQRGFDSAYIWRPRHRQGRSCRQIKRSESRTVSEDHKGDGNAIVDTEVVPNASEESSRTVVDVVVMKGDESLQNVLEKRDSMDINLERALAKRAQVIGSFEDMEETQKQWEKEFTDSKLSALDSCDVGNHSDVTDESNGEKTQTQVQDSTLVANEADQGSPDHSVTSSSDKCCKSCGTKSMEQDAFPSGDKGKQIPESPKSESSHSQSSQGISQHSSSTIQPNSRGSSFRSNATTTFQKVDYPLVPASKEKSDNCETVLTALQQAKLSLQEKVNSLHTRKPEYQSESSYPSTPGSYALSIEAAPGSKSSLPASNTGSMVEFPVGCAGLFRVPTDFSPDASTKNSILASSSTQKALISHTPDTSPPLSTDERPLITPYIGGLKLYAGFREDTQESRHYKATPSVSGSVISGFGGNQLSFSTSLNLDRQVSTYTHVTPTRSLYPDSVLRSREMYSTPYYTRAVGLPPSGGGSGPADGLFRRV is encoded by the exons ATGGCTCATCAAGACAAGTTGGATCATCATCG GTGTAATGATTCAGACGCACAAGATCCTACTTCAATGACCATTGAGTTTCTCCGCGCGCGTTTACTTGCTGAAAGAGCTGTTTCCAAGAGCGCAAGAGCTAAGCTTGATGGCCTCGCTGACAAA GTGGCAGAGCTGGAGGAACAGCTAAAGATTGCGTCTTTACAGAGAAAGAAGGCAGAACAAGCAACTGCTGATGTCCTTGCCATCCTTGCAGAAAATGGGTTTAATGATGTCTCGGACGGTTATGATTCAACCTCTGATCAAGAAAGCTACTCTCAGGCGAGTTCAG TGTCTGGCAAAAGCCTGTCCTGGAAAGGGCGCAGGAGAGAAGCAGCTTCTTCAGACAAGGCCAAGGAACCGCGTGATAGGAGACAGAGAGGTTTCGACTCTGCTTATATCTGGCGTCCAAGACACCGCCAAGGAAGGTCTTGTCGACAGATAAAACGCAGCGAATCAAG AACTGTATCTGAAGATCACAAGGGAGATGGAAATGCAATTGTTGATACTGAAGTGGTTCCCAACGCGAGTGAAGAGTCATCCAGAACTGTGGTTGATGTTGTTGTTATGAAAGGAGACGAAAGTTTGCAGAATGTTTTAGAGAAGAGAGACAGCATGGACATCAACTTAGAGAGAGCGTTGGCAAAACGTGCACAAGTTATAGGTTCTTTTGAAGATATGGAAGAGACTCAAAAGCAGTGGGAGAAAGAGTTCACTGATTCTAAATTATCTGCCCTG GATTCATGTGACGTAGGGAACCATTCAGATGTGACGGATGAAAGTAATGGGGAAAAAACACAAACTCAGGTTCAAGATTCCACACTAGTAGCCAACGAAGCTGACCAAGGTTCGCCTGATCATTCAGTAACATCATCATCTGATAAGTGCTGCAAAAGTTGCGGAACCAAATCTATGGAACAAGATGCATTTCCTTCAGGAGACAAAGGAAAACAAATACCTGAGAGTCCTAAAAGTGAGTCTTCTCATTCACAGAGCTCTCAAGGTATCTCCCAGCACTCTTCATCAACTATTCAGCCAAACTCGAGAGGTAGCTCCTTTCGTAGTAATGCCACTACTACCTTCCAGAAAGTAGATTACCCTTTAGTTCCAGCGTCAAAGGAGAAGTCTGATAATTGTGAGACAGTGCTCACTGCGCTGCAGCAAGCTAAGCTGTCTCTGCAAGAGAAAGTCAATAGCCTACATACCAGAAAACCTGAGTATCAATCTGAAAGCTCATATCCTTCAACGCCAGGTTCATACGCATTATCCATAGAGGCAGCACCTGGTTCCAAGTCATCTCTCCCTGCTTCCAACACCGGGTCCATGGTAGAGTTTCCTGTTGGATGTGCTGGACTTTTCCGAGTACCCACTGATTTTTCACCTGATGCATCAACGAAGAACAGCATTCTAGCTTCTTCGAGTACTCAGAAAGCTCTGATTAGCCATACACCTGACACGAGTCCTCCTTTGTCAACGGATGAGCGTCCTCTGATCACTCCGTACATTGGTGGACTAAAACTATATGCAGGCTTCAGGGAAGATACTCAAGAATCTAGACATTATAAAGCCACACCAAGTGTTTCAGGCAGCGTCATCTCTGGTTTTGGAGGTAACCAACTATCATTCTCAACTAGCCTCAACTTAGATAGACAAGTGAGTACATATACTCACGTGACACCTACTCGAAGCTTGTATCCTGATTCAGTTCTGCGTAGTAGAGAAATGTATTCGACTCCTTATTACACACGTGCGGTTGGGTTGCCTCCTAGTGGTGGTGGTTCAGGTCCAGCTGACGGCTTGTTTAGGCGAGTATGA
- the LOC106311716 gene encoding uncharacterized protein LOC106311716 → MAEPQQQRSSDSSPPQLKLPSFVVNLFPFLQPKPPSPANGADGGPKPAGGVAKDKETQNSTVTFPYNPPKNAEPLKLEAEPSSGSTSNSLVIWQVYALGGFLVLKWAWARWNERNATSDKKEDDDADDQAPHPEDD, encoded by the exons ATGGCTGAACCCCAGCAGCAGCGTAGCTCCGATTCTTCCCCTCCTCAGCTGAAGTTACCTTCTTTCGTCGTTAACTTGTTCCCCTTTCTCCAACCCAAGCCTCCTTCTCCCGCTAACGGCGCCGATGGTGGTCCTAAACCCGCGGGAGGAGTCGCCAAGGACAAGGAGACTCAGAACTCGACGGTTACTTTCCCTTACAATCCTCCCAAGAACGCAGAGCCTCTCAAGCTTGAAGCCGAACCTAGCTCCGGAAGCACTTCTAACTCCCTCGTCATTTGGCAG GTATATGCACTTGGAGGGTTTCTGGTCCTGAAGTGGGCTTGGGCGAGATGGAATGAGAGGAACGCCACAAGTGACAAAAAGGAGGATGATGATGCTGATGATCAAGCTCCTCATCCGGAAGATGATTGA
- the LOC106311715 gene encoding multiple myeloma tumor-associated protein 2 homolog yields the protein MYHPTRGGVRGGRDQFSWDEVKADKHRENYLGHSVKAPVGRWQKGKDLNWYARDKKQGGSNTDAMKEEIQRVKEQEEQAMREALGLAPKSSTRPQGNRLDKQEYTELIKRGSTAEDLGAGKADAVWVHGIGYAKTPRPWEDPSTLAPPSQTEEAGPARLPANAPAIKTVEDVPNDTERNQEKDKHEERKPAKRDREERHERREKHEKREKRERHEKRHSRDSDDRKKHKKEKKDRKRRHDSDSD from the exons ATGTATCATCCGACGAGAGGCGGTGTTCGTGGTGGTCGAGATC AGTTCAGTTGGGATGAAGTGAAGGCTGATAAACATAGGGAGAACTACCTGGGTCACAGTGTCAAGGCCCCTGTTGGACGATGGCAAAAAG GTAAAGATCTTAACTGGTATGCTAGAGATAAGAAACAAGGGGGTTCCAACACGGATGCTATGAAAGAGGAGATTCAAAGAGTTAAGGAACAAGAGGAACAAGCCATGAGGGAGGCTCTGGGCTTGGCACCAAAGTCCTCTACAAGACCACAAGGAAATCGCCTTGACAAGCAAGAGTATACTGAACTTATCAAAAGAGGTTCAACAGCCGAGGACCTGGGTGCAGGGAAGGCTGATGCAGTTTGGGTTCACGGCATTGGCTACGCAAA GACACCACGACCTTGGGAAGATCCTAGCACCCTTGCACCACCCTCTCAGACAGAAGAAGCAGGGCCAGCACGTTTGCCAGCAAATGCTCCAGCGATCAAAACTGTTGAAGATGTACCAAATGATACTGAGAGGAACCAAGAGAAGGATAAGCACGAGGAAAGGAAACCTGCGAAGAGAGATAGGGAAGAGAGACATGAAAGGCGTGAAAAACATGAAAAGCGCGAGAAACGTGAGAGGCATGAAAAGCGACACAGTCGTGATTCAGATGACAGGAAGAAGCACAAGAAAGAGAAGAAGGATAGGAAGAGGAGGCATGACTCCGACTCCGATTGA
- the LOC106311714 gene encoding mRNA cap guanine-N7 methyltransferase 2, which translates to MSCQIHNFSKFRPEKKEMSGIIPGSKPEQSHHRLFDFAKTAIIKIFAHPYTTVCELYCGEAPDTEKWEAALIGHYIGIDTSSSGMSCVREAWESHRKSYNVEFFEADPSKEDLEIKVEKIVGEVDLVSCWRHLQLCFETEESARRLLSNVASLLKPGGYFFGITPDSSTIWAKYQKNVEAYHNRSGGTKPNVFPNYIRSESYMITFEVEEEKFPLFGKRYQLKFSGDNPPEDHCLVHFPSLIRLAREAGLEYVEIQSLTDFYDDNRAQFASLLMNAGPNFVDPRGKLLPRAFDLLGLYATFIFQKPDPDLEPPLSTPIPFESSNDNDEREFPMVTDTRAPSEDSSQGLGKISEQKGILGPGPADLRFSEAI; encoded by the exons ATGAGTTGCCAAATACATAATTTTTCAAAATTTCGGCCGGAGAAGAAAGAAATGAGCGGCATCATCCCGGGTTCGAAACCGGAGCAGAGTCACCACCGCCTCTTCGATTTCGCCAAGACGGCCATAATCAAAATCTTCGCACATCCTTACACCACT GTTTGCGAGCTGTACTGCGGCGAAGCTCCCGACACCGAGAAATGGGAAGCTGCCTTAATCGGTCACTACATCGGAATCG ATACATCGTCTTCTGGGATGTCTTGCGTACGTGAAGCTTGGGAGAGTCATCGGAAGAGTTACAATGTGGAGTTCTTCGAAGCTGATCCTTCCAAG GAAGATCTTGAAATCAAGGTAGAGAAGATAGTTGGGGAGGTTGATTTAGTTTCCTGTTGGCGTCATCTTCAG TTATGCTTTGAAACTGAGGAAAGTGCGAGAAGACTCTTAAGTAATGTTGCAAGTTTGCTGAAACCGGGTGGTTACTTTTTCGGAATCACTCCTGACTCGTCTACCATATG GGCAAAGTACCAGAAGAATGTCGAAGCATACCACAATAGGAGCGGAGGGACAAAGCCTAATGTCTTTCCTAACTACATTCGGTCAGAAAGTTACATGATCACTTTCGAAGTAGAGGAAGAAAA GTTTCCGTTGTTTGGAAAGAGGTATCAGCTGAAATTTTCTGGTGACAACCCTCCTGAAGACCATTGTTTGGTTCACTTCCCAAGCTTAATCAG GTTAGCGAGAGAAGCTGGCCTTGAATATGTGGAGATTCAAAGTTTAACAGATTTTTACGATGATAACAG AGCTCAATTTGCAAGCTTGCTGATGAATGCTGGCCCGAACTTTGTTGACCCTAGGGGAAAACTGCTTCCACGGGCATTTGATTTGTTAG GGCTCTATGCAACATTCATATTTCAGAAGCCTGACCCAGACCTTGAACCTCCTCTATCGACCCCAATACCTTTTGAGAGTTCTAATGATAACGATGAG AGAGAATTTCCGATGGTCACTGACACAAGGGCACCTTCAGAAGATTCATCGCAAGGACTTGGGAAAATTAGTGAGCAAAAGGGAATATTGGGACCTGGCCCTGCTGATCTACGCTTCTCAGAGGCAATTTGA